A single Bufo bufo chromosome 6, aBufBuf1.1, whole genome shotgun sequence DNA region contains:
- the CNPY3 gene encoding protein canopy homolog 3 isoform X2, whose product MCSMHDTTSAMWFLLVLLPLAVRLANAVDNEWVHLPNKCEVCKYVAVELKSSFEETSRRSEVIDTHYGFIDGTKKQTKIKYTNSDIRLIEVTEGLCQRLLEYNLHKERSGSNRFAKGMSETFQTLHHLVHKGVKVVMDIPYELWNETSAEVADMKKQCDFLIEEFEDVIEDWYRHHQQEDLTDFLCAQHVLQGQDKSCLSEMWAGKKGDPGPSSGKKKTKKGEKKKSKKAAKDSNGKRNNGAIPEKMEALETPIPQSRSSDEL is encoded by the exons ATGTGCAGCATGCATGATACT ACATCAGCTATgtggttcctgcttgttcttcttCCCCTCGCTGTCAGGCTGGCAAACGCAGTGGACAATGAATGGGTACATCTTCCCAATAAATGTGAAG TCTGTAAATACGTTGCCGTGGAGCTGAAATCCTCATTTGAAGAGACATCACGGAGAAGTGAAGTGATTGATACTCACTATGGCTTTATAGATGGTACCAAGAAGCAAACTAAGATCAAGTACACAAATTC GGACATCCGTCTGATAGAAGTCACTGAAGGCCTCTGCCAAAGACTGCTGGAGTACAATCTTCACAAGGAACGTTCTGGAAGTAACCGTTTTGCCAAG GGAATGTCCGAAACCTTCCAGACCTTGCATCACCTTGTTCATAAGGGTGTGAAAGTTGTGATGGACATACCGTATGAGCTGTGGAATGAAACGTCTGCTGAGGTGGCTGATATGAAGAAGCAG TGTGATTTCCTGATAGAGGAGTTTGAAGATGTCATCGAAGACTGGTATCGGCATCACCAGCAAGAGGACCTTACTGACTTTCTATGTGCGCAACACGTCCTGCAAGGGCAAGACAAAA GCTGCCTATCTGAGATGTGGGCTGGTAAGAAAGGGGACCCTGGACCTTCATCTGGGAAGAAGAAAAccaaaaaaggagagaaaaagaaATCCAAGAAGGCAGCAAAAGACTCAAATGGTAAGCGCAATAATGGAGCAATCCCCGAGAAAATGGAAGCTCTGGAGACTCCGATTCCACAAAGCAGATCTAGTGACGAGCTCTGA
- the CNPY3 gene encoding protein canopy homolog 3 isoform X1: MFSAVRGPGVTQVPGTKTSAMWFLLVLLPLAVRLANAVDNEWVHLPNKCEVCKYVAVELKSSFEETSRRSEVIDTHYGFIDGTKKQTKIKYTNSDIRLIEVTEGLCQRLLEYNLHKERSGSNRFAKGMSETFQTLHHLVHKGVKVVMDIPYELWNETSAEVADMKKQCDFLIEEFEDVIEDWYRHHQQEDLTDFLCAQHVLQGQDKSCLSEMWAGKKGDPGPSSGKKKTKKGEKKKSKKAAKDSNGKRNNGAIPEKMEALETPIPQSRSSDEL; this comes from the exons ATGTTTTCAgctgtgcggggaccaggagtgacTCAGGTGCCGGGGACCAAG ACATCAGCTATgtggttcctgcttgttcttcttCCCCTCGCTGTCAGGCTGGCAAACGCAGTGGACAATGAATGGGTACATCTTCCCAATAAATGTGAAG TCTGTAAATACGTTGCCGTGGAGCTGAAATCCTCATTTGAAGAGACATCACGGAGAAGTGAAGTGATTGATACTCACTATGGCTTTATAGATGGTACCAAGAAGCAAACTAAGATCAAGTACACAAATTC GGACATCCGTCTGATAGAAGTCACTGAAGGCCTCTGCCAAAGACTGCTGGAGTACAATCTTCACAAGGAACGTTCTGGAAGTAACCGTTTTGCCAAG GGAATGTCCGAAACCTTCCAGACCTTGCATCACCTTGTTCATAAGGGTGTGAAAGTTGTGATGGACATACCGTATGAGCTGTGGAATGAAACGTCTGCTGAGGTGGCTGATATGAAGAAGCAG TGTGATTTCCTGATAGAGGAGTTTGAAGATGTCATCGAAGACTGGTATCGGCATCACCAGCAAGAGGACCTTACTGACTTTCTATGTGCGCAACACGTCCTGCAAGGGCAAGACAAAA GCTGCCTATCTGAGATGTGGGCTGGTAAGAAAGGGGACCCTGGACCTTCATCTGGGAAGAAGAAAAccaaaaaaggagagaaaaagaaATCCAAGAAGGCAGCAAAAGACTCAAATGGTAAGCGCAATAATGGAGCAATCCCCGAGAAAATGGAAGCTCTGGAGACTCCGATTCCACAAAGCAGATCTAGTGACGAGCTCTGA
- the CNPY3 gene encoding protein canopy homolog 3 isoform X3: protein MWFLLVLLPLAVRLANAVDNEWVHLPNKCEVCKYVAVELKSSFEETSRRSEVIDTHYGFIDGTKKQTKIKYTNSDIRLIEVTEGLCQRLLEYNLHKERSGSNRFAKGMSETFQTLHHLVHKGVKVVMDIPYELWNETSAEVADMKKQCDFLIEEFEDVIEDWYRHHQQEDLTDFLCAQHVLQGQDKSCLSEMWAGKKGDPGPSSGKKKTKKGEKKKSKKAAKDSNGKRNNGAIPEKMEALETPIPQSRSSDEL from the exons ATgtggttcctgcttgttcttcttCCCCTCGCTGTCAGGCTGGCAAACGCAGTGGACAATGAATGGGTACATCTTCCCAATAAATGTGAAG TCTGTAAATACGTTGCCGTGGAGCTGAAATCCTCATTTGAAGAGACATCACGGAGAAGTGAAGTGATTGATACTCACTATGGCTTTATAGATGGTACCAAGAAGCAAACTAAGATCAAGTACACAAATTC GGACATCCGTCTGATAGAAGTCACTGAAGGCCTCTGCCAAAGACTGCTGGAGTACAATCTTCACAAGGAACGTTCTGGAAGTAACCGTTTTGCCAAG GGAATGTCCGAAACCTTCCAGACCTTGCATCACCTTGTTCATAAGGGTGTGAAAGTTGTGATGGACATACCGTATGAGCTGTGGAATGAAACGTCTGCTGAGGTGGCTGATATGAAGAAGCAG TGTGATTTCCTGATAGAGGAGTTTGAAGATGTCATCGAAGACTGGTATCGGCATCACCAGCAAGAGGACCTTACTGACTTTCTATGTGCGCAACACGTCCTGCAAGGGCAAGACAAAA GCTGCCTATCTGAGATGTGGGCTGGTAAGAAAGGGGACCCTGGACCTTCATCTGGGAAGAAGAAAAccaaaaaaggagagaaaaagaaATCCAAGAAGGCAGCAAAAGACTCAAATGGTAAGCGCAATAATGGAGCAATCCCCGAGAAAATGGAAGCTCTGGAGACTCCGATTCCACAAAGCAGATCTAGTGACGAGCTCTGA